TCAATGGATTTCCAAAACTTGACTTTTTAAAACACAATAATCTGACTTTTGAGATGCCGGATACTGAAAAGTTTCCTTGTCTTAGACTTTCCTATGAAGCAATAAAGGCAGGTGGAACTATGCCGGCTGTTATGAATGCAGCTAATGAGGAAGTTGTAAGTTTGTTTATAGGAGAGAGGATAAATTTCATACAAATACCACAAATCATAGAAAAGGTTATGGAAAAACATCAGGTTAAGCACAATCCTTCTTTAGAAGATATAATTGAAGTGGATTTGTGGGCAAGGGAAGTTGTAAAAAAAATCATATAATAAATGGTCTATTGTGGTATAATAATAAAAAGGAGGTATTTTATGAGATTATTAATGGTTATACTGGCATTTAACTTCATTATATTAATTCACGAATTAGGTCATTTTATAGTTGCAAAATTAGCAGGTATAAAAGTTGATGAATTTTCCTTGTTTATCGGTCCTAAAATTTTTAGTTTTAAAAGAGGTGAAACTACCTATTCACTGAGGACTTTTCCTTTACTTGCATATGTAAAAATGGAAGGGGAAGGAGAAGAGTCTGATGATGAAAGGGCTTTTTGCAAAAAACCGGTTTGGGTAAGAGCTGCGGTTATTGCTGCAGGACCTTTGGCAAATATTATTTCAGCATTTATTATAATTGCCGTTTTGTACGGTATATCAGGCTATGGAACAACCATTGTAAGTGATGTTGCAGAAGACTCACCGGCATATGAGGCAGGTATCAGGCCGGGGGATAAAATTATAAGCTATGACGGCAAAAAGGTTTTCCAATATATTGAGTTTTTAAATTTTCTATATGTTTCAAAGGGCAAACCTACTAAGATTGAAATAGAAAGAGAAGTTGTGGTGGATGGTAAAAAGGAAAGGGAGAGAAAAGTACTTCCGGTAATTCCTGAAATAATTCCCGGTGAGCAGTATATAATAGGATTTACAATACAAGATGAGGGAAATTCCAACGTTGTAGGGAAACTTTCCGAGGACGGTCCCGGAATT
The genomic region above belongs to Acetivibrio saccincola and contains:
- the rseP gene encoding RIP metalloprotease RseP → MRLLMVILAFNFIILIHELGHFIVAKLAGIKVDEFSLFIGPKIFSFKRGETTYSLRTFPLLAYVKMEGEGEESDDERAFCKKPVWVRAAVIAAGPLANIISAFIIIAVLYGISGYGTTIVSDVAEDSPAYEAGIRPGDKIISYDGKKVFQYIEFLNFLYVSKGKPTKIEIEREVVVDGKKERERKVLPVIPEIIPGEQYIIGFTIQDEGNSNVVGKLSEDGPGIEAGLLVGDKIVKLNDKEVSNIDEIRSFMRENKENPIRVTVEREGYSEPFEINITPKKIVGEDNYYVGVAFAMEKGENFFDVIKHAGIFTFSNARMVPISLGWLITGKVSFANMAGPVGIGSVMNEAVQDVPIGSAILRLLELTALISVAIGATNLVPFPALDGSKLVVLGIEAVRKKPIPVEKEALVMTIGFFILIGLAILITTNDIINLVRG